One region of Corvus moneduloides isolate bCorMon1 chromosome 1, bCorMon1.pri, whole genome shotgun sequence genomic DNA includes:
- the EBAG9 gene encoding receptor-binding cancer antigen expressed on SiSo cells isoform X1, whose product MAITQFRLFKVCTCLAAVLSFIKKLICRSGRGRKLSGDQITLPTTVDYSSVPKQPEVEDWSSWDEDAPTSVKIEGGNGNVAAQQNSLEQMEPDYFKDMTPTIRKTQKIVIKKREPLNFGIPEGNTGFSSRLAATQDIPFIHQSPELGDLDTWQENTNAWEEEEDAAWQAEEVLRQQKIAEREKRAAEQQRKKMEKEAQRLMKKEQNKIGVKLS is encoded by the exons ATGGCCATAACACAGTTTCGACTCTTTAAAGTCTGTACTTGCCTGGCAGCAGtgctttctttcattaaaaagttaATATGCAG gtctGGAAGAGGGCGAAAGTTAAGTGGAGACCAAATAACTTTGCCAACCACAGTGGATTATTCATCTGTTCCTAAACAG CCTGAAGTAGAAGACTGGTCTTCATGGGATGAAGATGCACCTACAAGTGTGAAGATTGAAGGTGGCAATGGTAATGTGGCTGCTCAGCAAAATTCTTTGGAACAAATGGAACCTGATTATTTCAAAGATATGACACCAACTATAAGAAAAACTCAAAAA ataGTTATTAAAAAACGAGAGCCTTTAAATTTTGGGATTCCAGAGGGAAACACAGGATTCTCTAGCAGATTAGCAGCTACACAAGATATTCCTTTTATTCACCAATCT CCTGAACTGGGAGACCTGGATACTTGGCAAGAAAATACTAATGcctgggaagaagaggaagatgctgCTTGGCAGGCAGAAGAAGTTCTTAG ACAACAGAAGatagcagaaagggaaaaaagagcagcagaacaaCAGcgaaagaaaatggagaaagagGCACAAAGGCtaatgaaaaaggaacaaaacaaaattggTGTAAAACTGTCCTAA
- the EBAG9 gene encoding receptor-binding cancer antigen expressed on SiSo cells isoform X2, whose translation MFSELGGILHFSFRSGRGRKLSGDQITLPTTVDYSSVPKQPEVEDWSSWDEDAPTSVKIEGGNGNVAAQQNSLEQMEPDYFKDMTPTIRKTQKIVIKKREPLNFGIPEGNTGFSSRLAATQDIPFIHQSPELGDLDTWQENTNAWEEEEDAAWQAEEVLRQQKIAEREKRAAEQQRKKMEKEAQRLMKKEQNKIGVKLS comes from the exons ATGTTTTCAGAGCTTGGAGGAAtcctacatttttctttcaggtctGGAAGAGGGCGAAAGTTAAGTGGAGACCAAATAACTTTGCCAACCACAGTGGATTATTCATCTGTTCCTAAACAG CCTGAAGTAGAAGACTGGTCTTCATGGGATGAAGATGCACCTACAAGTGTGAAGATTGAAGGTGGCAATGGTAATGTGGCTGCTCAGCAAAATTCTTTGGAACAAATGGAACCTGATTATTTCAAAGATATGACACCAACTATAAGAAAAACTCAAAAA ataGTTATTAAAAAACGAGAGCCTTTAAATTTTGGGATTCCAGAGGGAAACACAGGATTCTCTAGCAGATTAGCAGCTACACAAGATATTCCTTTTATTCACCAATCT CCTGAACTGGGAGACCTGGATACTTGGCAAGAAAATACTAATGcctgggaagaagaggaagatgctgCTTGGCAGGCAGAAGAAGTTCTTAG ACAACAGAAGatagcagaaagggaaaaaagagcagcagaacaaCAGcgaaagaaaatggagaaagagGCACAAAGGCtaatgaaaaaggaacaaaacaaaattggTGTAAAACTGTCCTAA